In a single window of the Tellurirhabdus bombi genome:
- a CDS encoding TonB family protein — MSTSSYNQYFPGYEILGELGRSNARVLKARNQITGELVAIKHFSLQTDAVTLQRFQRESEIMTSIGHPNIVKVKEVHLDATMPYIVMELIEGGDLRKLLKTSEHNHLDVATTVRLGLQMAEAFRVIHEKGIIHRDIKPENIMYRELPSGELHFLLTDFGIAKLREHPVTVTGQSVMTYEYASPEQFDNLQGVEAATDYYSLGVVLYECLSGKVPFELVEGGMRTFVNRVVEMPPPPLILPNERLLPESMRALVLSLLEKDAAKRLHDADDLIVELNQANIEQLRARKQKRQPTATFSTEPALPVSPTPPTYVDLTENNPYRTSDEPPKAKNDTWKIGLLILAILFAVYFGVQYYQNRAGGKTVAGSESNLPETLAPSDSAVTDEPESEDIGVNDTVSEPTVAESDSTTTTASTTDSVFSDNQIFTTAERLPEFPGGQEALYEWLSKNIRYPEEAMRANVSGRVSTSFVVNIDGSIQDIEILKGLGFGIDQEAIRLIEAMPRWKPGTQSGRSVRVRYNLPMNFRLEE, encoded by the coding sequence ATGTCTACATCAAGTTATAATCAATATTTTCCCGGGTACGAAATTTTAGGCGAGTTGGGTCGCTCCAACGCCCGGGTGCTTAAAGCCCGCAATCAAATCACGGGCGAGCTGGTGGCTATCAAGCATTTTTCGCTCCAAACCGACGCGGTAACGCTCCAGCGTTTCCAGCGCGAATCGGAGATCATGACCAGCATCGGGCACCCCAATATTGTCAAGGTCAAGGAAGTCCATCTGGATGCCACCATGCCTTACATCGTTATGGAATTGATCGAAGGCGGGGATTTGCGAAAGTTGTTGAAAACCAGCGAGCACAACCACCTGGATGTGGCTACCACCGTGCGCCTGGGGCTGCAAATGGCCGAAGCGTTTCGGGTAATTCACGAGAAAGGCATCATTCACCGGGACATCAAGCCCGAGAACATCATGTACCGCGAACTACCCAGCGGAGAGCTGCATTTTCTGCTGACGGATTTCGGGATTGCTAAACTGCGTGAACATCCGGTGACCGTAACGGGACAGTCAGTAATGACCTACGAGTATGCTTCTCCCGAGCAGTTTGATAATTTACAGGGCGTTGAGGCCGCCACCGATTATTACTCATTGGGCGTTGTGCTGTATGAGTGTTTAAGCGGGAAAGTGCCTTTTGAACTGGTTGAAGGCGGAATGCGCACGTTTGTGAACCGCGTGGTCGAAATGCCGCCGCCGCCACTGATTTTGCCCAATGAACGCTTGCTGCCCGAAAGCATGCGGGCGCTTGTGCTTAGCCTGCTGGAAAAAGACGCGGCCAAACGCCTGCACGATGCCGACGACCTGATTGTCGAGCTAAATCAGGCCAATATTGAACAGCTTCGGGCGCGGAAGCAGAAAAGGCAGCCAACGGCGACCTTCAGTACGGAGCCTGCCTTGCCCGTTTCGCCAACCCCGCCAACTTATGTTGATTTGACCGAAAACAATCCGTACAGGACGTCGGATGAGCCGCCAAAAGCGAAAAATGATACCTGGAAAATAGGTCTGCTTATTCTGGCAATTTTGTTCGCCGTTTACTTTGGGGTGCAGTATTACCAAAACAGAGCAGGCGGTAAAACGGTAGCTGGAAGTGAATCCAATCTGCCGGAAACTCTTGCTCCCAGCGATTCCGCCGTGACCGATGAGCCTGAATCAGAGGACATAGGCGTAAACGATACGGTGTCTGAACCCACTGTGGCCGAAAGCGATTCCACCACCACCACCGCCAGCACGACTGATTCGGTTTTTTCTGACAATCAGATTTTTACCACTGCGGAGCGATTGCCTGAATTTCCCGGCGGACAGGAAGCGCTTTATGAGTGGCTTAGCAAAAATATCCGCTATCCTGAAGAAGCCATGCGCGCCAATGTTTCAGGACGTGTTTCCACCAGTTTTGTCGTCAATATTGACGGGAGTATTCAGGATATTGAAATTCTAAAAGGATTAGGGTTCGGGATTGATCAGGAAGCGATTCGGTTAATTGAGGCCATGCCTAGATGGAAACCGGGTACGCAGTCGGGCCGGTCGGTGCGGGTGCGGTATAACCTGCCAATGAATTTCCGGCTGGAAGAATAG
- a CDS encoding protein phosphatase 2C domain-containing protein yields MMNSLRFAGQTDVGRRRKDNQDTYICKQLWSDTSALLAAIDGVGGYAGGEKAAAIAKEAIERYMASPKGDTLTMLREAVVFANNQIVEESKKDLRFSQMCCVLTTVVADAKAQKLYFAHVGDTRLYRFRDGVLEKLSKDHSLVGVREDANELTEEEAMKHPRRNEILREVGMEVHRIDDPDFLDYEALEFLPGDVLMLCSDGLSDMLTRAQMQAILIKNTSLETKTEELIELANQQGGHDNITVVLAQNGQKTAAAVKPVTARKAEAAPVTTVDPIKNTAPFKTEAQRPAPEPAKKKSSLPTLLAVFVGIIALAGAAWVFFLKPQESSKGVSVAPDLDEVMPQTNGINIDSLIANAQRTPSKRLVLSREVLGTTGDTLTVAQAIDLKDTLFIESSVPFTIIPADSTKNQLAFRVAKNSRVRLEGVTISGFETGVQAGENASLHLRKVYFNQVAVPVSAEVKQDTLKDEEVILVVRKSKVPPQLPKK; encoded by the coding sequence ATGATGAATAGTCTCCGGTTTGCCGGTCAGACAGATGTGGGTCGCCGTCGCAAAGACAACCAGGACACCTATATCTGTAAACAGTTGTGGTCAGACACCAGCGCGTTGCTGGCGGCGATCGATGGCGTTGGTGGGTACGCAGGCGGCGAAAAAGCGGCGGCCATCGCCAAAGAAGCAATCGAACGGTACATGGCTTCCCCGAAAGGCGATACGCTGACCATGCTGCGAGAAGCGGTTGTTTTTGCCAATAATCAGATTGTCGAAGAGAGTAAAAAAGACCTTCGCTTTTCGCAGATGTGCTGTGTGCTGACGACCGTGGTAGCGGATGCGAAAGCGCAGAAACTATACTTTGCGCACGTCGGCGACACACGCCTCTACCGTTTTCGGGATGGGGTGCTGGAAAAACTCTCCAAAGACCATTCGCTGGTGGGTGTTCGGGAAGATGCTAACGAGCTAACCGAAGAAGAAGCCATGAAGCACCCCCGACGCAACGAAATTCTGCGGGAAGTGGGAATGGAGGTACACCGCATTGACGACCCGGATTTTCTGGATTATGAGGCGCTGGAATTTCTGCCCGGAGATGTGCTAATGCTCTGTAGCGATGGCTTGTCGGACATGCTGACCCGCGCCCAGATGCAGGCCATTCTGATCAAAAATACCTCGCTGGAAACAAAAACCGAAGAGCTGATTGAACTGGCCAACCAGCAGGGCGGCCACGATAATATCACGGTGGTGCTGGCCCAAAACGGTCAGAAAACCGCAGCCGCCGTAAAACCTGTCACCGCCCGGAAAGCAGAAGCAGCACCTGTAACGACTGTAGATCCTATTAAAAACACGGCACCTTTCAAAACGGAAGCACAACGCCCGGCCCCAGAACCGGCAAAAAAAAAGAGTAGTTTACCCACGCTGCTGGCCGTTTTTGTAGGAATAATTGCCCTGGCTGGCGCGGCCTGGGTCTTCTTTTTGAAGCCACAGGAATCGTCGAAAGGAGTGAGTGTTGCTCCAGATCTGGATGAGGTGATGCCGCAGACTAATGGGATCAACATCGATTCACTCATTGCCAATGCGCAGAGAACTCCGTCCAAGCGGCTGGTTTTGTCTCGCGAGGTGCTCGGGACAACCGGAGATACCCTGACAGTGGCCCAGGCCATTGATTTGAAAGACACACTTTTTATCGAAAGCAGCGTTCCCTTTACGATTATTCCTGCGGATAGCACGAAAAATCAGCTTGCTTTTCGAGTTGCCAAAAACAGTCGCGTTCGTCTGGAAGGGGTGACAATCAGCGGGTTTGAAACGGGAGTTCAGGCTGGCGAGAACGCTAGTCTGCATTTGCGGAAGGTTTATTTTAATCAGGTTGCCGTTCCCGTGAGTGCGGAAGTAAAACAGGATACGTTAAAGGATGAGGAAGTGATTCTTGTGGTCAGAAAGTCCAAAGTGCCACCTCAATTACCTAAGAAATAG
- a CDS encoding SDR family NAD(P)-dependent oxidoreductase: MASIFDTFSLQGKVALVTGCKRGIGKAMAEALAEAGADIIGVSASLELEGSAVAQSVESYGRKFYAYQTDFGKRASLYEFIEQVKKDHPVIDILVNNAGTILRKPAAEHPDEYWDEVIAINQSAQFILTREIGKDMVAKGSGKVIFTASLLTFQGGINVPGYAASKGAIGSLVKAFANEWASKGVNVNAIAPGYISTDNTEALRNDPVRSKSILDRIPASRWGEPADFKGPTLFLASAASDYVHGTVLTVDGGWMGR, from the coding sequence ATGGCTTCTATTTTTGATACATTTTCCTTGCAGGGCAAAGTGGCTCTGGTAACAGGTTGTAAGCGTGGCATTGGCAAGGCGATGGCCGAGGCCCTGGCCGAAGCCGGTGCCGACATCATTGGCGTTTCGGCTAGCCTGGAACTGGAGGGCAGCGCCGTGGCCCAGTCGGTGGAGAGCTACGGACGGAAGTTCTACGCCTACCAAACCGATTTCGGAAAGCGGGCGTCCCTGTACGAGTTCATTGAGCAGGTCAAAAAGGATCATCCCGTGATCGATATTTTGGTGAACAATGCCGGAACCATCCTGCGCAAGCCCGCCGCCGAACACCCCGATGAATACTGGGACGAAGTGATTGCCATTAACCAAAGTGCGCAGTTTATTCTAACCCGCGAAATCGGGAAAGACATGGTGGCGAAAGGCAGCGGGAAGGTAATTTTCACGGCTTCGCTGCTCACGTTCCAGGGCGGAATCAACGTGCCGGGCTACGCGGCCAGCAAAGGAGCAATAGGAAGTTTAGTGAAAGCCTTCGCGAACGAGTGGGCATCTAAAGGCGTGAATGTCAACGCCATTGCGCCGGGTTATATTTCGACCGACAATACCGAAGCCCTGCGAAACGACCCCGTTCGGAGCAAGTCCATTCTGGATCGCATCCCGGCATCGCGCTGGGGCGAACCCGCCGACTTTAAAGGGCCAACGTTGTTTCTGGCCTCCGCTGCGTCTGATTACGTGCATGGCACCGTATTGACCGTCGATGGCGGCTGGATGGGCCGTTAA
- a CDS encoding FHA domain-containing protein — protein sequence MSFLKRIKNLVIPPDEAKIAASVEEVTNNRILNELVECFDDSLRKESVGTSLLFNAHFLIILHPDTYETRLPSLPVVVKEAVKAFYNKLQKLKVDYEDISPVSANWHFKFGPGVEFNNEKVDVHDVKVIGMLTGLKESGSQAKTKVTMKPKKSNVYDKMDVNLDALRHIDFRESGAFTVKFNPDLRLGAEAQPRAAGGALAQIEYYLGDKDQEETYQMRDKEIVVARKEVDNQGYSNYLLVDSPYVSNPHARIRYNEAEKRFQIASFSRNETRVNERIIPKSELADPQWFDLAPKSQILLNSLVTLTFQSNL from the coding sequence ATGAGTTTTCTGAAGCGTATCAAGAATTTAGTCATTCCCCCGGATGAAGCCAAAATCGCAGCCTCGGTGGAAGAAGTTACCAATAATCGTATTTTAAACGAGTTGGTAGAATGTTTTGACGATTCGCTCCGCAAAGAATCCGTCGGAACGAGTCTGCTTTTTAATGCGCACTTTTTAATTATTCTGCATCCTGACACCTACGAGACGCGGCTGCCCTCGCTGCCGGTTGTGGTCAAAGAAGCCGTAAAGGCATTTTACAACAAGCTACAAAAACTCAAAGTCGATTACGAAGACATTTCACCGGTTTCGGCCAATTGGCATTTTAAGTTTGGGCCGGGCGTTGAGTTTAATAATGAGAAAGTTGACGTTCACGATGTCAAGGTAATTGGCATGTTAACGGGGCTGAAAGAAAGTGGTTCACAGGCAAAGACCAAAGTGACCATGAAGCCCAAAAAGTCGAATGTTTACGATAAAATGGACGTTAATCTGGACGCGCTCCGGCACATCGACTTCCGGGAATCGGGAGCTTTTACGGTGAAATTCAACCCGGACTTACGACTAGGTGCTGAAGCCCAGCCCCGGGCGGCGGGCGGCGCGCTGGCGCAGATTGAGTATTACCTGGGTGATAAAGATCAGGAAGAAACTTACCAAATGCGCGATAAGGAAATCGTAGTCGCCCGGAAAGAGGTGGATAATCAGGGGTATAGCAACTATCTGCTGGTCGATTCGCCTTATGTATCCAATCCGCACGCCCGAATCCGTTACAACGAAGCCGAAAAGCGGTTTCAGATTGCCTCTTTTAGTCGCAACGAAACGCGAGTGAACGAACGAATTATTCCCAAAAGCGAGCTGGCCGACCCCCAATGGTTCGATCTGGCGCCCAAATCGCAGATCCTGCTAAACAGTCTGGTAACGCTTACTTTCCAAAGCAATCTGTAG